Proteins from a genomic interval of Microbacterium abyssi:
- a CDS encoding LuxR C-terminal-related transcriptional regulator produces MAGTFSVAIVDDHALVGLAIGPLIDGASDLEFVGAVSSVGELRQADLHPDLVVLDLMLRDGTTPVENVQRLREREAAVLFLTSGEDRFLVREALRTDALGVVRKSAPPSAILSAIQRAARGEPIVDTEWAVTVDADPDLESAPLTDRERSVLALYASGIGAKQVATRLGISENTVNDHLKRIKLVYQRLGRPAPTKVELYRRGVEDGYLPVPGRT; encoded by the coding sequence ATGGCGGGCACATTCAGCGTCGCGATCGTCGACGACCACGCACTGGTCGGTCTGGCGATCGGTCCGCTCATCGACGGCGCGAGCGATCTCGAGTTCGTCGGAGCCGTCTCGTCGGTCGGTGAGCTCCGGCAGGCCGATCTGCACCCCGATCTCGTGGTGCTCGACCTCATGCTCCGCGATGGGACCACCCCCGTCGAGAACGTGCAACGACTGCGGGAACGCGAGGCCGCGGTGCTTTTCCTGACCTCGGGCGAGGACCGCTTCCTCGTTCGCGAGGCGCTCCGCACCGACGCGCTGGGGGTGGTGCGGAAGTCCGCGCCGCCGTCGGCGATCCTGTCGGCGATCCAGCGTGCGGCGCGCGGAGAGCCGATCGTCGACACCGAATGGGCCGTGACCGTCGACGCGGACCCCGACCTGGAGAGCGCTCCGCTCACCGACCGCGAGCGGAGCGTGCTCGCACTGTACGCCTCCGGCATCGGAGCCAAGCAGGTCGCGACGCGACTCGGGATCAGCGAGAACACGGTCAATGACCACCTCAAGCGGATCAAACTGGTCTATCAGCGGCTCGGGCGCCCCGCCCCGACCAAGGTCGAGCTGTACCGACGCGGAGTCGAAGACGGGTACCTCCCCGTCCCCGGTCGCACATGA
- a CDS encoding SRPBCC family protein: MSRNVRKLLCPPDSVFRVLADGWLYPSWVVGASRMRDVDPEWPRAGARLHHSVGVWPALLDDTTSSVRWHPPHQMVMTARGWPLGEARVTVDVKTAAGGCLVRIQEEAISGPAKAIPAAVADILLQWRNAETLHRLAYLAEGLAPQHVASETA; encoded by the coding sequence ATGTCGAGGAACGTCCGAAAGCTGCTTTGTCCACCAGATTCCGTGTTCCGCGTCCTCGCGGACGGGTGGCTGTACCCCTCCTGGGTCGTCGGAGCGTCGCGCATGCGTGACGTCGACCCCGAGTGGCCACGGGCCGGAGCGCGGCTGCACCACTCCGTCGGCGTGTGGCCCGCGCTGCTCGACGACACCACGAGCAGCGTGAGGTGGCATCCTCCTCACCAGATGGTGATGACCGCGCGAGGATGGCCTCTCGGCGAAGCCCGGGTGACAGTCGACGTCAAGACCGCGGCAGGAGGATGCCTGGTGCGAATCCAGGAGGAGGCGATCAGCGGGCCGGCCAAGGCGATACCGGCCGCCGTCGCGGACATCCTTCTGCAGTGGCGCAACGCCGAGACTCTGCATCGGCTGGCGTATCTGGCCGAGGGGCTCGCGCCGCAGCACGTCGCATCGGAGACCGCTTGA
- a CDS encoding phytoene desaturase family protein — MARSFDVDATVVGAGPNGLAAAVTLARAGLSVRVFERAPSAGGGAATAELTLPGFRHDVCSAVHPLAFESRFFREFGLARRVEFAVPEISFAHPLDGGRAGIAHRSLARTAEGLGADGTAYARLMRPLVDRATRVSDFTGDTLLRVPRDIPTAAVFGAAALEQGSPLWNLRFREDVAPAMLTGVAAHTILPMPGLAGSGAGLALTAYAHAKGWPIPIGGSQAIVDAMIADLRAHGGELVTDHEVASLDELPPSRVTLLDVTPRALSRMASDRMPDAYRRALARFRYGNAVAKVDFALSDPVPWTNPELRRAGTLHLGGTREEIAAAENAVTRGILSDAPYVLVSQPSMFDQTRAPAGQHTLWAYTHVPAASQEDRSEAIIRQIERFAPGFRDTILSTSSRTAIEVERHNPNYVRGDISSGSPDLMQLLRRPVLRPDPWCTPMPGVYLCGASTTPGPGVHGLPGWHAALSALRHDFGSRALPDLSPTSDEAA, encoded by the coding sequence ATGGCGCGCTCGTTCGACGTCGACGCGACCGTCGTCGGAGCAGGTCCCAACGGGCTCGCGGCCGCCGTGACCCTGGCGCGAGCCGGACTCAGCGTGCGTGTCTTCGAGCGCGCACCGAGCGCCGGCGGCGGAGCGGCGACCGCGGAGCTCACACTGCCGGGATTCCGTCACGATGTGTGCTCGGCGGTGCACCCGCTGGCTTTCGAGTCCCGGTTCTTCCGCGAGTTCGGGCTGGCTCGGCGGGTGGAGTTCGCCGTGCCGGAGATCTCGTTCGCACACCCGCTCGATGGCGGCCGCGCGGGGATCGCGCATCGCTCGCTGGCCCGCACCGCGGAGGGACTCGGTGCCGATGGCACGGCGTACGCACGGCTGATGCGGCCGCTGGTCGACCGCGCGACGCGAGTGTCGGACTTCACCGGAGACACGCTTCTGCGCGTGCCGCGTGACATCCCGACCGCGGCCGTGTTCGGCGCGGCGGCTCTGGAGCAGGGCAGCCCGCTGTGGAATCTCCGATTCCGCGAGGACGTCGCACCGGCCATGCTCACCGGCGTGGCCGCGCACACGATCCTGCCCATGCCGGGTCTCGCGGGCTCGGGCGCGGGGCTCGCGTTGACGGCGTATGCGCATGCGAAGGGGTGGCCGATCCCGATCGGCGGAAGCCAGGCGATCGTCGACGCCATGATCGCCGACCTTCGCGCGCATGGCGGCGAGCTCGTGACGGACCACGAGGTGGCATCTCTGGACGAGCTGCCGCCGTCGCGGGTCACCCTGCTCGATGTCACCCCTCGCGCGCTGAGTCGGATGGCCAGCGATCGGATGCCGGACGCCTACCGTCGCGCGCTGGCGCGCTTCCGCTACGGAAACGCCGTGGCGAAGGTCGACTTCGCTCTGTCCGACCCCGTGCCGTGGACGAATCCGGAACTCCGACGAGCGGGAACGCTCCATCTCGGCGGCACGCGCGAGGAGATCGCTGCCGCCGAGAACGCCGTCACGCGCGGCATCCTCTCCGACGCTCCCTATGTTCTCGTCTCACAGCCCTCGATGTTCGACCAGACCCGCGCTCCTGCCGGTCAGCACACCCTCTGGGCCTACACGCACGTGCCGGCCGCATCACAAGAGGACAGGTCGGAGGCGATCATCCGGCAGATCGAACGTTTCGCGCCAGGGTTCCGCGACACGATCCTGTCGACCTCGTCGCGGACGGCCATCGAGGTCGAACGCCACAACCCGAACTACGTGCGCGGCGATATCTCCTCGGGCAGCCCTGACCTCATGCAGCTGCTGCGTCGGCCGGTGCTGAGGCCGGATCCGTGGTGCACCCCGATGCCGGGCGTCTACCTCTGCGGCGCCTCCACGACCCCTGGCCCCGGCGTGCACGGACTGCCCGGCTGGCACGCGGCCCTGAGCGCGCTCAGGCACGACTTCGGCAGCCGCGCGCTGCCGGATCTCTCGCCGACCTCCGACGAAGCGGCGTGA
- a CDS encoding DUF1801 domain-containing protein translates to MQKTGGSVGAFIADVTPAVRRRDAETLTALLQEISGREPELWGTIIGFGSCHYRYPTGNEGDMPVLGFAPRKGASTLYLDSTYRHRDALAGLGPHTVGAGCLYIKDLEKVDLDVLRPILEDVLAWTEAGGDDYARITVID, encoded by the coding sequence ATGCAGAAGACAGGGGGCAGCGTCGGCGCCTTCATCGCCGATGTCACGCCGGCAGTGCGGCGCCGGGATGCCGAGACGCTGACCGCGCTGCTGCAGGAGATCTCCGGCCGCGAACCCGAGCTGTGGGGCACGATCATCGGATTCGGCAGCTGCCATTACCGCTACCCGACCGGCAACGAAGGCGACATGCCGGTGCTCGGCTTCGCCCCGCGCAAGGGCGCGTCGACGCTCTATCTCGACAGCACCTACAGGCACCGCGACGCGCTCGCGGGGCTCGGACCGCACACCGTCGGCGCGGGCTGCCTGTACATCAAGGACCTCGAGAAGGTCGACCTCGACGTGCTCCGTCCGATCCTCGAGGACGTACTCGCGTGGACCGAGGCCGGCGGCGACGACTACGCCCGCATCACCGTGATCGACTGA
- a CDS encoding serine hydrolase domain-containing protein yields METTTFAATEGFPHAALVGVTGSEQTLAVQGDARAALALASVSKPISAWGALIAVERGLVDLDEPAGPEGSTLLNLLDHTSGLPFEGEQTQAAAGTRRIYSNAGFDALGAHVAEAVGEPFADWMTREVTGPLGMRDIDVSGRPSAGYRASIDDLMKFGREVLRPTLVPVELRDLALMVSRRGLRGVVPGYGSFDDNQWGLGFELKGAKSPHWLGDAMPPETAGHFGGQGSFLFIDRSRDLAAAFLSGVAFGDEHKRIWPSLTEEIVARYGRS; encoded by the coding sequence GTGGAGACGACGACTTTCGCAGCGACAGAAGGCTTCCCTCATGCGGCACTGGTGGGGGTGACCGGTTCGGAGCAGACTCTCGCGGTGCAGGGCGACGCGCGCGCGGCGCTTGCGCTCGCGTCGGTGTCGAAGCCCATCTCGGCGTGGGGTGCGCTGATCGCCGTCGAGCGCGGGCTGGTCGACCTCGACGAGCCGGCCGGCCCGGAAGGGTCGACGCTGCTCAATCTGCTCGACCACACCAGCGGGCTGCCGTTCGAGGGCGAGCAGACACAGGCGGCTGCCGGAACGCGCCGCATCTACTCGAACGCCGGGTTCGACGCTCTCGGCGCGCACGTCGCCGAAGCGGTGGGCGAGCCGTTCGCCGATTGGATGACTCGTGAGGTCACCGGTCCCCTGGGCATGCGCGACATCGACGTGAGCGGTCGTCCGTCGGCCGGGTACCGAGCGTCGATCGATGACCTGATGAAGTTCGGCCGCGAGGTACTGCGTCCGACACTGGTCCCCGTCGAGCTGCGCGACCTCGCGCTCATGGTCTCGCGGCGCGGACTGCGCGGTGTCGTGCCCGGCTACGGTTCTTTCGACGACAACCAGTGGGGGCTGGGGTTCGAGCTCAAGGGCGCCAAGAGCCCGCACTGGCTCGGCGACGCCATGCCGCCGGAGACCGCCGGGCACTTCGGCGGACAGGGCAGCTTCCTGTTCATCGACCGCTCCCGTGACCTGGCGGCCGCGTTCCTGTCGGGCGTCGCGTTCGGCGACGAGCACAAGCGCATCTGGCCGTCGCTGACCGAGGAGATCGTGGCGCGCTACGGGCGCAGCTGA
- a CDS encoding HhH-GPD-type base excision DNA repair protein, whose amino-acid sequence MALHITDDAAADRLLTENPLALLIGMLLDQQVPMETAFAGPLKIEQRTGRVDAVAIAGMEPDRLLEAFKETPAVHRFPGSMATRVQTLCQELVDSWGGDASALWTQGDPDGAEVLRRLKKLPGFGEQKAKIFLALLGKQYGFTGEGWREAAGAYGEEGSYRSVADIVSPESLTKVREHKRAMKSAAKLDGARLSERSESKPRKG is encoded by the coding sequence ATGGCCCTGCACATCACCGACGACGCCGCTGCCGACCGGCTGCTCACCGAGAATCCGCTCGCCCTCCTGATCGGCATGCTCCTCGACCAGCAGGTCCCGATGGAGACGGCGTTCGCCGGACCGCTGAAGATCGAGCAGCGCACGGGGCGGGTCGATGCTGTCGCGATCGCCGGGATGGAGCCGGATCGCCTCTTGGAGGCGTTCAAGGAGACGCCGGCCGTGCACCGGTTCCCCGGCTCGATGGCGACTCGCGTGCAGACGCTGTGCCAGGAGCTCGTCGACTCCTGGGGCGGCGATGCCTCGGCCCTGTGGACACAGGGGGACCCGGACGGGGCGGAGGTGCTGCGCCGTCTGAAGAAGCTGCCGGGCTTCGGCGAGCAGAAGGCGAAGATCTTCCTCGCACTGCTGGGCAAGCAGTACGGATTCACGGGTGAAGGCTGGCGCGAAGCCGCCGGAGCCTACGGCGAGGAGGGGTCGTACCGCAGCGTCGCCGACATCGTCTCGCCCGAATCGCTCACCAAGGTGCGCGAGCACAAGCGGGCCATGAAATCCGCCGCGAAACTTGACGGGGCGCGGTTGAGCGAGCGCAGCGAGTCGAAACCCAGAAAGGGCTGA